atgtgtattgaaatatgaaatcttgtggtctattattatgatttgatatatataggttaaacctataactcaccaacatttttgttgacgttttaagcatgtttattctcaggtgattattaagagcttccgctgtcgcatacttaaataaggacgagatttggagtccatgcttgtatgatattgtgtaaaaactgcattcaataaacttattttgttgtaacatatttgtattgtaaaccattatgtaatggtcgtgtgtaaacaggatattttagattatcattatttgataatctacgtaaagctttttaaacctttattgatgaaataaaggttatggtttgttttaaaatgaatgcagtctttgaaaaacgtctcatatagaggtcaaaacctcgcaacgaaatcaattaatatggaacgtttttaatcaataagaacgggacatttcaattaggaGAATCGTTTCAAGTTCCATTGATTGTGAGTCCTCTAATGTTGTTGGAATTGTTCCTCCTACGGATGACCGAGTGGAAGTATTTCGTGTTTTCGTCGCCACCTAAAATCCATTTGATTTGAGCTTTTTGTTTAAGCATATTAGTTTTAATTCTTTCCTTTTCTAACCATAGTTTCCTCGACGATCTCCATACCTCAAGCTCGGCATCATTGAGAGTACGTGTCTCAGCTTGAAGTTCAAGTTGCTGAGCAGTGGTTTTGAACATTTCAATTTCTCCATCAAGATGGTTGAACTTGTTCCTACTCCATGATTTCAAGGTTTCCTTGACGTTTTTTAATTTATTTCGAAACACACAATCTTTCCTATTAATATCCGGAACAGCAATATTCCAAGCATCCCGAATTACATCACTTACATCTTCCTCATCGAACCATACGTCGAACACTCTAAAAGGTTTTGGCCCGAAGTTCCTTTCCTCGTCTTTTAACATGATGGGACAATGGTCCGATAAATCTCTGTCCAACGCCACCATAGTCAGGTCCTTCCACAGGTGATAGAATTTTTCGGTTACCAGGAACCTGTCTAGTTTACTGTATTTAAGCCCATCATCACTGACTCTTGTGAAATTCCTGCCTCTCAAAGGAATGTCCATTAGTCTGCTATCTGCGATGAATTTATTAAACCGATCAGCCCTGTACTCTACAAAATCACAATTGAATCTCTCCGCTTGGTTTCTGACTTCATTAAAGTCTCCACACAGAACACATTCTTCATCATTAGTTGACACCAACTTACCCAATTCGCACCAAAGTTTCTGCTTGTTCACATCATCTCGCGATCCATATATATTTGCCACATTCATATTACAGCCTGATGCTTTCCAAATACCCTTGATTCCAATAGTACAATCGAACATAATCACAGACTCAGCCTCAAAAAGATTTGAGTCCCAAATTAACAACTGACCACCTGCTTTACCCGTTTTTTCCTTTTGTATAAAGTCGAAATCAAGAGATCCCCATAGACTGCCAATCCAGTTTCTATCTACACTACCCATTTTAGTTTCCTATAGCACCACAAAGGATGGTTTTTCTCTTGAAATTAATCTTTTAACCCAACCAAAATTATCGATCCTACTCCCATACCCGAAACCTCTAATATTAAGAGAAATAATCTTCATAGATAAGATAATTCGAAACGAAGATCACTTACATATAACTTACAGTCTATGGGAAGATGGTTTCTTCTTCCAGTTTAACCCCAGTCTTTTGCCATAATCACGGATGGTTTCTTCACTAATGGGATTACTGGTCTGCTGCTTATTGGAATCCCTAGTTGATTTTGCTCTAACCGAATCCCCAGTCATCATCGAAGAATTAGACCCCCCATTGGCACAGGAGGTACATCTAGATCTCAACGGGTTATTGTCAGGTCTTGAACTCCTAGTTTTGTTCTTGATATTTAACATTCTTGAGGAAGACTTCCATTTTCTGATGCTCGACCAACATCAATCTTTCTTAATTCGGGGGCAATTTCTTGATTGTACCTTATTGTTTCTCGAAATTGGACGAGATTTCCCAGAATGATGCTTGTAGTCGCTTGGATAAACAGTGGTAGATGGGTGGGACGGAATCCCATTGAGGTTATTTACATCACAAGGGAAGCCCACTGGATCAAGAGAGCCCAATTTTGTATTCTCATGATGACCCAATGACTTGCTTGGCGTGTTTACAGGTCTACTTGGTTGAGATATACCCTTTGGTGGGCTTGTATCCACATTACAGTCCACAAATGAGTTTGCAGCATAATTTGGGCTCGAAGGTATTGGGCCCATATTATTTGCATCACGGCCCACAAACTTTGGGGATCCAATACAACATCCATCTTTTTGAGATATGTTACCTGGGGATACGGAATAATTATCTCTTTCATTGGAGCCAATCACGCCATTAGGGCTGCCACGCGAGTTTTCATTGGAACCTGTCACATCGTTAGGACTGTTGCACGAGTTGTCAGCACCATAATGATTGTTGTTTTCTTGAAAAAGATTCCCAATTCCCATGCAATTAGTTTCTTCATCTTCCACCTCTTGGAATTTCCTGGTCAAGTCATCACCACCAACCCTAATGTCCTTATCGATATCGCCATGGATGTTGTTGTACCCATCCACATCAACCTCACAATCAGAATCATCACTAATGACGTCGTCATCATCATCAGAGTTGTCGGCAAACGTATCATCCACGAATTCATCGTCTTCATCACCTGTATTATCTTCACATGAGTGTTCCTCACACTCAAGATTGACTACTTGGGTAGGTATGGATGAACATTCTGTGACCATAGCTTGGATCCATGACGTCCCCACTTTGACACTCACAGACTCTTCAATGCGTTTTGAAACTAGATCAGTGATTATAAGAACTTTACCCTTCGTGAGATTTTGATTATCCCTTGTGACATGACAATTCTCCATTTCAAGTACCTCTCCCCAAGATGTAGCAATTCTCTTGAAGGTGATCTCATTCCAGCATATCACTGGAACCCCTACAACATCAATCCAAACCAAACGTCTTGGAATCGGAGTTGACATGCCCAACATATAGGCTTTGGAGCACCACTTATGCAGGACATGATTTTTGTTAGTAAGGGTTCTTTCAGCTGTAACGGTTGAACTAAAAATAAGAAGAATGTCGATCCCTCCTAATAAATATTTAATTTCGCAGTTGTTAATGCCTTCTGCTTTGCATAACCCAATAAGATGCTCAATGATTTTCCAATCCCTGAGAACACCAACAATAGATCTTTTCCCTAGATGCCGGTTACATTCCCATGATTTAACTTCACACATAATGCCCTCTTTCACAGACGAATTTCTTTTGTTTTCCTGGATCTTATTCAGCCTCTCCCTAAGATCTCTTTTGTTAAGTTTTTCTCTAAGGTCTTCAAAGTGATTACCTGCTACATCCCGATAATTACGCTCATCTCTGAACGAGTTGTTGAAGTTTCTTCCATTTACCGACCAACTTGGATTGGGTAATGTGCCCCTACGATTAATATTAGCTTCATCCCTTCTTTCTGTAGCTTTAAAGATCTGGATCTGGTTACCGTCAAATGTAATACTTCTCAGCGCTTCAAGAAATTGATCTGCATCCCTTACATTCCTGAATCTTGCAAATGCAAACCTCTTGCCATTTTTTAATCTTTTGCCCACCATATAAATATCCCTAATGTCACCGAAACTTTTGAAGGATCTCCAAAGCATAGAAACGTTCCAATCGTCGGTGAAGTTGAAGAACATGAAAGATGTCAAGTGGATTCCGAAAAGCCTAGTTAATCGATCTTGAACCCTCCCATTGTATTGCTCTCGAACCCTAAACGTGTTCGCCTTGTGGTTTCTCTCAGCactctctctcattctctctctcattctctcattctctcattctctctcgaACCCCAATGCTCATGATGCTTGGCCTATACTCTGCTTGGGGAGAAGAGAGATGCCCATtgcttattaatttatttattttggcTAAAATAACGAATAATCATATAGAATTGAAGTTCGTTAATAGAGAAAAACACCCTCAACGGGGAACAAATAATGACGGGAAAAAGGGGAAGTTTGCACCTAGAGAATAATCATTTAAACAAAAACTATCTATAAACAAACTAACCAAACAAAGCCGAATATTGCATGAAAATACAATGAACAAAAGCAACCGAAAAACACAAGATAGAGCGCAACAATCCCTCGCAAACCCGCCCAATGTTTATTTTTGACCTAAAAAACTAATTGTGATTAGATACGAATTCCATTTAATTATGAcaattcaagtattattattatcttgccactcagaattttttttattattataaaaggaaaaTCGAAAATAAGAATTAGAATATCGCCATATTGAGATGCGCCATAAGTACTAGTAATGGTGATAAGTCGATTTGAACATTTAGGTCGGTGTTTATAGAGTAAAAAATTTGATTAGTTACTCAACTTCCCTGTATtgggtttttctattttaattaacGTTAGCTTTTACTTCATACGTCCCAAGTTAATAGTCCTTGAAAAAAATACACGATATAAGAAAAGTGATTGACACATGTATTTTTTTATCTACTTTCCATTTTTACCCCTTACTTTATACTTACATTTTTGTCTTACTTAAATAAAGTAAGGATATAAAAGTATGATAACCAATAATTCTTATCAATTTATGAAAGTAGACTATGAATTTGAAACAGGCAAAATGGAAACCAAGACTATCTAATTGGGACGggggatgtgacgacccggaaatttccgaccaaatttaaactttatctttacatgattctgacacgataagcaaagtctgtaatgttaagtctaaaatttttgaaatttgtttacatggattcagttaatctttgactatgtccgacgattcacgaacaattgtgtgtaagtaaatatgtaaatatatatatatatatatatatatatatatatatatatatatatatatatatatatatatatatatatatatatatatatatatatatatatatatatatcaaaataaatataaggatatatatataataattgagttaATGAAATACACTTTAataaattggaattaaaaatgaaaatgataaataaaataattaagtcactattaaaataaatatatacaaatatatatatgatttatattaataattatttgtaatatatacataaatattaaataaatgctatcatattatataa
The window above is part of the Rutidosis leptorrhynchoides isolate AG116_Rl617_1_P2 chromosome 1, CSIRO_AGI_Rlap_v1, whole genome shotgun sequence genome. Proteins encoded here:
- the LOC139897117 gene encoding uncharacterized protein, which translates into the protein MGSVDRNWIGSLWGSLDFDFIQKEKTGKAGGQLLIWDSNLFEAESVIMFDCTIGIKGIWKASGCNMNVANIYGSRDDVNKQKLWCELGKLVSTNDEECVLCGDFNEVRNQAERFNCDFVEYRADRFNKFIADSRLMDIPLRGRNFTRVSDDGLKYSKLDRFLVTEKFYHLWKDLTMVALDRDLSDHCPIMLKDEERNFGPKPFRVFDVWFDEEDVSDVIRDAWNIAVPDINRKDCVFRNKLKNVKETLKSWSRNKFNHLDGEIEMFKTTAQQLELQAETRTLNDAELEVWRSSRKLWLEKERIKTNMLKQKAQIKWILGGDENTKYFHSVIRRRNNSNNIRGLTINGT